The Molothrus ater isolate BHLD 08-10-18 breed brown headed cowbird chromosome 9, BPBGC_Mater_1.1, whole genome shotgun sequence genome includes a region encoding these proteins:
- the IVNS1ABP gene encoding influenza virus NS1A-binding protein yields MIPNGYLMFEDENFIESSVAKLNALRKSGQFCDVRLQVCGHEMLAHRAVLACCSPYLFEIFNTDSDCHGVSHVKFDDLNPEAVEVLLNYAYTAQLKADKELVKDVYSAAKKLKMERVKQVCGDYLLSKMDVQSCISYRNFASCMGDSRLLNKIDGYIQEHLVEISEQEEFLKLPRLKLEIMLEDNVGLPSNGKLYTKVINWVQRSIWENGGNLEDLMEEVQTLYYSADHKLLDGNLLDGQAEVYGSDDDHIQFVQKRPPRENDHKQISSSSSGSLSPNATVQSPKHEWKIIASEKTSSNTYLCLAVLDGVLCVIFLHGRNSPQSSPSSTPRLLKSLSFELQPSDLIEKPMSPMQYARSGLGTAELNGKLIAAGGYNREECLRTVECYDPEKDTWTFIAPMRTPRARFQMAVLMGQLYVVGGSNGHSDDLSCGEMYEPDIDDWTPVPELRTNRCNAGVCALNGKLYIVGGSDPYGQKGLKNCDVFDPVTKAWTSCAPLNIRRHQSAVCELGGYLYIIGGAESWNCLNSVERYNPENNTWTLMAPMNVARRGAGAAVRDGKLFVAGGFDGTHAVNCVEMYDPARNEWKMMGSMTTPRSNAGITTVANTIYAVGGFDGNEFLNTLEVYNPESNEWSPYTKIYKF; encoded by the exons ATGATTCCCAACGGATATTTGATGTTTGAGGATGAGAACTTCATCGAGTCGTCTGTTGCCAAACTCAACGCCTTACGGAAGAGCGGTCAGTTCTGCGACGTCCGCCTCCAG GTGTGTGGACACGAGATGCTGGCGCACCGAGCCGTGCTGGCATGCTGCAGTCCCTACCTGTTCGAAATCTTCAACACTGACAGCGACTGTCATGGAGTTTCCCATGTGAAATTTGATGATCTCAACCCAGAAGCTGTTGAAGTTCTGTTGAATTACGCCTATACTGCTCA GTTAAAAGCTGATAAAGAGCTGGTGAAAGATGTATACTCTGCAGCAAAGAAATTGAAGATGGAGAGGGTTAAGCAG GTTTGTGGGGACTATCTGCTGTCCAAGATGGACGTGCAGAGCTGCATCTCGTACCGCAACTTTGCCAGCTGCATGGGAGACTCCCGGCTGTTGAACAAGATCGATGGCTACATCCAGGAACACCTTGTAGAGATTTCAGAACAGGAGGAATTTCTCAAGCTCCCACGGTTAAAG CTTGAAATAATGCTGGAAGACAATGTTGGCCTACCCAGCAATGGCAAATTGTACACAAAGGTAATCAACTGGGTACAGCGCAGCATCTGGGAGAATGGAGGCAACCTGGAAGATCTAATGGAAGAG GTGCAAACGCTGTACTACTCAGCTGATCACAAGCTGCTTGATGGAAATCTGCTAGATGGACAGGCTGAGGTGTATGGCAGTGATGATGACCACATTCAGTTTGTGCAG AAGAGGCCACCACGTGAGAATGATCACAAGCAGATCAGTAGCAGCTCCTCTGGAAGTCTTTCTCCAAATGCTACTGTTCAGAGTCCTAAACACGAGTGGAAAATCATTGCTTCAGAGAAGACTTCGA gtAACACGTACCTGTGCCTGGCCGTGCTGGACGGGGTGCTGTGTGTCATCTTCCTGCACGGCCGCAacagcccccagagctcccccTCGAGCACGCCCCGGCTGCTGAAGAGCCTGAGCTTCGAGCTGCAGCCCAGCGACCTCATTGAGAAGCCCATGTCCCCCATGCAGTACGCGCGCTCGGGGCTGGGCACGGCTGAGCTCAACGGCAAGCTCATTGCAGCGG GGGGCTACAACAGGGAGGAGTGCCTGCGCACCGTGGAGTGCTACGACCCCGAGAAGGACACCTGGACGTTCATCGCACCCATGAGGACGCCGAGGGCCCGGTTCCAGATGGCGGTGCTGATG GGGCAGCTGTACGTTGTGGGTGGGTCAAACGGCCACTCGGATGATTTGAGCTGTGGAGAGATGTACGAGCCCGACATTGATGACTGGACCCCTGTTCCGGAGCTGCGCACCAACCGCTGCAACGCAG GAGTGTGTGCCCTGAACGGAAAGCTGTACATTGTGGGTGGTTCTGATCCCTATGGCCAGAAAGGACTGAAGAACTGTGATGTGTTTGATCCCGTAACAAAGGCTTGGACGAGCTGTGCTCCCCTTAACATCC GGAGGCACCAGTCGGCCGTGTGTGAGCTGGGGGGATACCTGTACATCATCGGCGGGGCCGAGTCATGGAACTGCCTCAACAGCGTGGAGCGCTACAACCCCGAGAACAACACCTGGACCCTGATGGCGCCCATGAACGTGGCACGGCGCGGCGCCGGCGCGGCTGTCCGTGATG GGAAGCTCTTTGTGGCTGGAGGATTCGATGGCACGCACGCGGTGAACTGCGTGGAGATGTACGACCCTGCCAGGAACGAGTGGAAGATGATGGGCAGCATGACCACGCCAAGGAGCAACGCTGGCATCACCACCGTGGCCAACACCATTTATGCAGTGGGGGGCTTTGATGGCAACGAGTTCTTGAACACACTTGAGGTCTACAATCCAGAGTCAAATGAGTGGAGCCCCTATACCAAAATTTACAAGTTTTAA